In Canis lupus dingo isolate Sandy chromosome 1, ASM325472v2, whole genome shotgun sequence, a single genomic region encodes these proteins:
- the RMI1 gene encoding recQ-mediated genome instability protein 1 isoform X1, with protein sequence MSSSENYKTTDHPTDTCLTNPRSLLTPQLGLRIYAQGNGGGPFLNSRDNNYSTEQAVPNPVIKSYVPVPDGNTYTIIYFKRMNVTNIALRVETWLLATWHVKVPLTWLEACVNWVQEENDNVNLSQAQMNKQVFEQWLLTDLRDLEHPLLPDGILEVPKGELTGFFALQINSLVDVSQPAYSQIQKLRGKNTTNDLITAETQVTPKPWEAKPSRMLMLQLTDGIVQIQGMEYQSIPVLHSDLPPGTKILIYGNISFRLGVLLLKPENVKLLGGEVDALLEEYAQEKVLARLIGEPDPIVSVIPNNPNQSIPGITDVLDPALGPSDEELLASLDENEFAAINDTSLDRRFFSTDSSSNTITTRQSSFEEQRIISPKPKEKPPDPSMCFTDGELDDFSLEEALLLEETVQKEQMETEELQPLTLNRTPDESIEIVSQMETEELQPLTLNRTPDESTIERVSHKPNTLGNFSLTCKSRNNNWNKKNLSEQMINEGKSFCSPSAGDQNSSVFSVHNNVPLPHDFTNKDSETDNKIKQTFSSIDGHSLNNKISISNGELVNYVPKSSSHISNENDHHLQTCSRSSEYSTPLSSAMDLYSPPFIYLSILMASRPKKITTVKVKAFIVTLTGNLSSSGGIWSITAKISDGTAYLDVDFADEILTSLIGFSVPEMKQSKKDPLQYQKFLDGLQKCQRDLIDLCCLMTISFNPSLSKAMVLALQDVKTEHLENLKKRLNK encoded by the exons GGCCATTTCTGAACAGTAGAGATAATAATTACTCCACTGAACAAGCTGTTCCAAATCCTGTCATCAAATCCTATGTTCCTGTTCCAGATG gtAATACAtacacaataatttattttaaaagaatgaatgtaaCTAATATTGCATTAAGAGTTGAAACCTGGCTTTTAGCTACGTGGCATGTTAAAGTACCTCTAACGTGGTTGGAAGCTTGTGTTAACTGGGTTCAAGAGGAAAATGATAATGTTAATTTGAGTCAagcacaaatgaataaacaagtattCGAGCAATGGCTTCTTACTGATCTGAGAGATTTGGAACACCCTCTTTTACCTGATGGCATTTTGGAAGTTCCAAAAGGAGAACTGACTGGATTTTTTGCTCTGCAGATTAATTCATTGGTTGATGTCAGTCAGCCTGCATATTCCCAGATACAGAAGCTGAGAGGAAAGAACACAACGAATGACCTAATTACAGCTGAAACACAGGTCACCCCAAAACCTTGGGAAGCAAAGCCTTCACGCATGTTGATGCTACAGCTAACTGATGGAATTGTACAAATACAGGGAATGGAATATCAGTCTATTCCAGTTCTTCATAGTGATCTTCCCCCAGGTACAAAAATTTTGATTTATGGAAACATTTCTTTCCGCCTTGGCGTGCTCTTATTGAAACCAGAAAATGTGAAGCTGTTGGGAGGAGAAGTAGATGCTCTTTTAGAAGAATATGCCCAAGAAAAAGTACTTGCAAGATTAATTGGGGAACCTGATCCTATAGTTTCAGTTATACCAAATAATCCTAACCAAAGCATCCCAGGAATTACAGATGTTCTAGATCCTGCATTAGGACCTTCTGATGAAGAACTCTTGGCAAGTCTTGATGAAAATGAGTTTGCAGCAATTAATGATACCTCCTTAGACAGAAGATTTTTCAGTACAGATAGTTCTTCAAATACTATTACCACAAGGCAGTCAAGCTTTGAAGAACAACGTATTATTTCtccaaaaccaaaagagaaaccACCAGATCCATCCATGTGTTTCACTGATGGGGAATTAGATGACTTTTCACTGGAGGAGGCCTTGCTTTTAGAAGAAACTGTCcagaaagaacaaatggaaactGAAGAATTGCAGCCATTGACTTTGAACAGAACCCCAGATGAAAGTATAGAGATAGTTTCACAAATGGAAACTGAAGAATTGCAGCCATTGACTTTGAACAGAACCCCAGATGAGAGTACAATAGAGAGAGTCTCACATAAACCTAATACTCTGGGTAATTTTTCTTTGACTtgcaaaagcagaaataataattggaacaaaaaaaatttatctgaACAAATGATTAATGAAGGCAAATCTTTTTGTAGTCCATCTGCTGGAGACCAAAACAGTAGTGTTTTTTCAGTTCATAATAATGTACCCCTTCCCCatgattttacaaataaagactcagagacagacaataaaataaaacaaaccttcAGCAGTATAGATGGACAttccttaaataataaaatatcaatatcaaatgGAGAGCTGGTAAATTATGTACCAAAAAGCAGTTCACACATTTCTAATGAAAATGATCACCATTTACAGACTTGTTCAAGATCATCAGAGTACAGCACTCCTCTTTCTAGTGCCATGGATTTATATTCTCCACcctttatctatttgtctattctaaTGGCCAGCAGACCAAAGAAAATTACAACAGTGAAGGTCAAAGCATTTATTGTAACCTTAACTGGAAATCTTTCAAGTTCTGGTGGCATTTGGAGTATAACAGCAAAGATTTCTGATGGTACTGCATATCTAGATGTAGACTTTGCAGATGAAATACTTACTAGTTTGATAGGGTTTTCAGTACCAGAAATGAAACAGTCAAAAAAGGACCCTCTTCAATACCAAAAGTTCCTGGATGGTTTGCAGAAGTGTCAGAGAGATTTAATAGATTTGTGCTGTCTAAtgactatttcatttaatccttcctTGTCTAAAGCAATGGTACTGGCATTGCAAGATGTTAAAACAGAACACCTTGAGAACCTAAAGAAACGACTGAATAAATGA
- the RMI1 gene encoding recQ-mediated genome instability protein 1 isoform X2 → MNVTNIALRVETWLLATWHVKVPLTWLEACVNWVQEENDNVNLSQAQMNKQVFEQWLLTDLRDLEHPLLPDGILEVPKGELTGFFALQINSLVDVSQPAYSQIQKLRGKNTTNDLITAETQVTPKPWEAKPSRMLMLQLTDGIVQIQGMEYQSIPVLHSDLPPGTKILIYGNISFRLGVLLLKPENVKLLGGEVDALLEEYAQEKVLARLIGEPDPIVSVIPNNPNQSIPGITDVLDPALGPSDEELLASLDENEFAAINDTSLDRRFFSTDSSSNTITTRQSSFEEQRIISPKPKEKPPDPSMCFTDGELDDFSLEEALLLEETVQKEQMETEELQPLTLNRTPDESIEIVSQMETEELQPLTLNRTPDESTIERVSHKPNTLGNFSLTCKSRNNNWNKKNLSEQMINEGKSFCSPSAGDQNSSVFSVHNNVPLPHDFTNKDSETDNKIKQTFSSIDGHSLNNKISISNGELVNYVPKSSSHISNENDHHLQTCSRSSEYSTPLSSAMDLYSPPFIYLSILMASRPKKITTVKVKAFIVTLTGNLSSSGGIWSITAKISDGTAYLDVDFADEILTSLIGFSVPEMKQSKKDPLQYQKFLDGLQKCQRDLIDLCCLMTISFNPSLSKAMVLALQDVKTEHLENLKKRLNK, encoded by the coding sequence atgaatgtaaCTAATATTGCATTAAGAGTTGAAACCTGGCTTTTAGCTACGTGGCATGTTAAAGTACCTCTAACGTGGTTGGAAGCTTGTGTTAACTGGGTTCAAGAGGAAAATGATAATGTTAATTTGAGTCAagcacaaatgaataaacaagtattCGAGCAATGGCTTCTTACTGATCTGAGAGATTTGGAACACCCTCTTTTACCTGATGGCATTTTGGAAGTTCCAAAAGGAGAACTGACTGGATTTTTTGCTCTGCAGATTAATTCATTGGTTGATGTCAGTCAGCCTGCATATTCCCAGATACAGAAGCTGAGAGGAAAGAACACAACGAATGACCTAATTACAGCTGAAACACAGGTCACCCCAAAACCTTGGGAAGCAAAGCCTTCACGCATGTTGATGCTACAGCTAACTGATGGAATTGTACAAATACAGGGAATGGAATATCAGTCTATTCCAGTTCTTCATAGTGATCTTCCCCCAGGTACAAAAATTTTGATTTATGGAAACATTTCTTTCCGCCTTGGCGTGCTCTTATTGAAACCAGAAAATGTGAAGCTGTTGGGAGGAGAAGTAGATGCTCTTTTAGAAGAATATGCCCAAGAAAAAGTACTTGCAAGATTAATTGGGGAACCTGATCCTATAGTTTCAGTTATACCAAATAATCCTAACCAAAGCATCCCAGGAATTACAGATGTTCTAGATCCTGCATTAGGACCTTCTGATGAAGAACTCTTGGCAAGTCTTGATGAAAATGAGTTTGCAGCAATTAATGATACCTCCTTAGACAGAAGATTTTTCAGTACAGATAGTTCTTCAAATACTATTACCACAAGGCAGTCAAGCTTTGAAGAACAACGTATTATTTCtccaaaaccaaaagagaaaccACCAGATCCATCCATGTGTTTCACTGATGGGGAATTAGATGACTTTTCACTGGAGGAGGCCTTGCTTTTAGAAGAAACTGTCcagaaagaacaaatggaaactGAAGAATTGCAGCCATTGACTTTGAACAGAACCCCAGATGAAAGTATAGAGATAGTTTCACAAATGGAAACTGAAGAATTGCAGCCATTGACTTTGAACAGAACCCCAGATGAGAGTACAATAGAGAGAGTCTCACATAAACCTAATACTCTGGGTAATTTTTCTTTGACTtgcaaaagcagaaataataattggaacaaaaaaaatttatctgaACAAATGATTAATGAAGGCAAATCTTTTTGTAGTCCATCTGCTGGAGACCAAAACAGTAGTGTTTTTTCAGTTCATAATAATGTACCCCTTCCCCatgattttacaaataaagactcagagacagacaataaaataaaacaaaccttcAGCAGTATAGATGGACAttccttaaataataaaatatcaatatcaaatgGAGAGCTGGTAAATTATGTACCAAAAAGCAGTTCACACATTTCTAATGAAAATGATCACCATTTACAGACTTGTTCAAGATCATCAGAGTACAGCACTCCTCTTTCTAGTGCCATGGATTTATATTCTCCACcctttatctatttgtctattctaaTGGCCAGCAGACCAAAGAAAATTACAACAGTGAAGGTCAAAGCATTTATTGTAACCTTAACTGGAAATCTTTCAAGTTCTGGTGGCATTTGGAGTATAACAGCAAAGATTTCTGATGGTACTGCATATCTAGATGTAGACTTTGCAGATGAAATACTTACTAGTTTGATAGGGTTTTCAGTACCAGAAATGAAACAGTCAAAAAAGGACCCTCTTCAATACCAAAAGTTCCTGGATGGTTTGCAGAAGTGTCAGAGAGATTTAATAGATTTGTGCTGTCTAAtgactatttcatttaatccttcctTGTCTAAAGCAATGGTACTGGCATTGCAAGATGTTAAAACAGAACACCTTGAGAACCTAAAGAAACGACTGAATAAATGA